Proteins encoded in a region of the Elizabethkingia bruuniana genome:
- a CDS encoding bestrophin family protein, with product MIIRKKENWFRMLFIWHGSVLPALLPRLLILFALSLLVAYFHGTVFSFKIPLNTAPLTLFGFVLALFLGFRNNVSYERFWEGRKLWGALLNTSRSLVRQALTLGDTDKASVSEFVQLVSAFVYALKHQLRGTDPKEDLQIRLTAEQFRVAEESKYKPAILMKLMADWVKQARSENRIDSIQQSRFDENFDKLADVVGGCERIVSTPIPYSYQVLLHRTVYIYCFLLPFALVDSLGWFMPFIVVFIAYTFVAFEAIADEIEEPFGTDANDLALNSMCIMIDETIHEMLGEHVDVLQKTAQTIID from the coding sequence ATGATCATACGTAAGAAAGAAAATTGGTTCAGGATGCTCTTTATCTGGCATGGCTCTGTGCTGCCGGCACTATTACCACGACTATTAATTTTATTTGCTTTATCATTATTAGTAGCCTATTTTCACGGAACTGTATTTTCATTCAAGATTCCGCTTAATACAGCTCCATTAACATTATTTGGTTTTGTACTGGCGCTTTTTCTGGGATTCCGTAATAATGTTAGCTACGAGCGTTTCTGGGAAGGTAGAAAACTCTGGGGTGCTTTATTGAATACCTCACGTTCGCTGGTACGACAGGCACTTACTTTAGGAGATACAGATAAAGCTTCTGTATCGGAATTTGTTCAGCTCGTCAGCGCCTTTGTTTATGCACTCAAGCATCAGTTAAGAGGCACAGATCCAAAAGAAGATTTGCAGATCAGACTAACGGCAGAACAGTTCAGGGTAGCTGAAGAATCCAAATACAAACCTGCTATACTTATGAAGCTGATGGCAGATTGGGTAAAACAGGCGAGATCAGAAAACAGAATAGATTCTATACAGCAGTCCCGCTTTGATGAAAATTTTGATAAACTGGCGGATGTTGTAGGGGGCTGCGAACGGATTGTCTCCACACCAATTCCGTATAGTTATCAGGTTTTATTACATCGCACCGTCTATATTTATTGCTTCTTATTACCTTTTGCTTTAGTAGATTCTTTAGGCTGGTTTATGCCTTTTATTGTTGTTTTTATTGCTTACACCTTTGTAGCCTTCGAAGCTATTGCCGACGAGATAGAAGAACCTTTCGGCACTGATGCCAATGATCTGGCACTAAACAGTATGTGTATAATGATTGATGAAACAATTCATGAAATGTTAGGAGAACATGTAGATGTTTTGCAGAAAACGGCGCAAACAATTATTGACTAG
- a CDS encoding molybdopterin-dependent oxidoreductase — MNKIQLLIFLLVFSWAFSQSDFKLKVNGDVLHPLELSLSDLSSMPHKNASLKDKDGNTHIYSGVALQDILLKAGVPSGKELHGENLSKYLLVKCTDGYQVLFSLAELDPSIADKNIIIADKVDGKPLPEAKGPIRIIAEGEKKPARSSYQVAALVIGKISK; from the coding sequence ATGAATAAAATACAGCTTTTAATATTTCTGCTTGTTTTCAGTTGGGCATTCAGCCAATCGGATTTTAAACTCAAAGTGAATGGTGATGTTTTACATCCGCTGGAACTTTCATTATCCGATTTATCAAGCATGCCGCATAAAAATGCTTCTTTAAAAGACAAAGATGGCAATACCCATATTTATTCGGGAGTTGCTTTGCAGGACATTCTATTAAAAGCAGGAGTACCTTCCGGCAAGGAATTGCATGGTGAGAATCTTTCAAAATACTTACTTGTAAAATGTACAGATGGCTATCAGGTATTATTTTCTCTTGCGGAATTGGACCCTTCTATAGCTGATAAAAATATAATTATTGCTGATAAAGTAGATGGAAAGCCTTTACCGGAAGCAAAAGGTCCGATTCGGATTATTGCTGAAGGGGAGAAGAAGCCGGCACGAAGCTCTTATCAGGTAGCGGCTTTGGTCATCGGAAAAATTAGCAAATAG
- a CDS encoding DUF7009 family protein — MKIRIKDNSVRFRLTQSEVHELGENGIVSSLTQFADRPFIYMVKRTNDTELSADFVENRIVMKMPEAMVEELVMTDIVGFDGESGIVKLLIEKDFVCIDNTVEDQSDNYPNPNIKC; from the coding sequence ATGAAAATAAGAATTAAAGATAATTCAGTAAGATTTCGTCTTACTCAGTCAGAAGTTCACGAGCTAGGAGAAAATGGGATTGTTTCCAGTTTAACTCAGTTTGCAGATCGTCCGTTTATTTATATGGTAAAAAGAACGAATGATACAGAACTTTCTGCAGATTTTGTTGAAAACAGAATCGTAATGAAAATGCCGGAAGCCATGGTTGAGGAGCTCGTAATGACAGACATAGTTGGTTTTGACGGAGAATCCGGGATTGTAAAGCTTCTGATAGAAAAGGACTTTGTTTGTATAGACAATACCGTGGAAGATCAGAGCGACAATTATCCGAATCCTAATATTAAATGCTAA
- the fdhD gene encoding formate dehydrogenase accessory sulfurtransferase FdhD translates to MKANMLESNSVKKAEIIKVKDNLGFSYTDDIAVEEPLEIRVTYGPKEQKQSKNISVTMRTPGYDEELAAGFLFTEGIISGDQQIIKVTHPQAECSRNQENIIIVELVDDFIPQLMKTDRNFYTTSSCGVCGKGSIESIRTVSPFNNNDKEDYNLSLEILYQLSDKLRSFQSNFSSTGGIHASGMFDSNGNLLALREDVGRHNALDKLIGHALFTKQLPLKDKILVLSGRASFELIQKAAMAGIPVVVAIGAPSSLAVDLAKEFDITLLGFLRDNRFNIYHTGSNFKIDNLL, encoded by the coding sequence ATGAAAGCTAATATGCTGGAAAGCAATTCCGTAAAAAAAGCAGAGATTATCAAAGTTAAGGACAACCTGGGTTTTTCTTATACAGATGATATTGCTGTGGAGGAACCTTTGGAAATAAGAGTGACTTATGGTCCCAAAGAACAAAAACAGAGCAAAAATATATCTGTTACTATGCGGACACCGGGATATGATGAAGAACTTGCTGCAGGTTTTTTGTTCACAGAAGGTATTATTTCCGGCGATCAGCAAATTATAAAAGTAACACATCCTCAAGCCGAATGTTCCAGAAATCAGGAGAATATTATAATAGTTGAGTTGGTCGATGACTTTATCCCTCAACTAATGAAGACAGATCGGAATTTTTATACAACCTCTAGTTGTGGAGTATGTGGAAAAGGATCTATAGAATCTATAAGAACAGTAAGCCCTTTTAACAACAATGATAAAGAAGATTATAATCTGTCTCTGGAAATCTTGTATCAGTTATCAGATAAGCTTCGTTCATTTCAGAGTAATTTTAGCTCTACCGGCGGAATACATGCGTCGGGAATGTTTGATTCAAACGGAAACTTATTGGCTTTACGGGAGGATGTAGGAAGGCATAATGCTTTGGATAAACTTATTGGTCATGCTTTGTTTACAAAACAGTTACCCCTTAAAGATAAAATATTGGTATTAAGCGGGCGGGCAAGTTTTGAACTTATTCAGAAAGCAGCAATGGCAGGGATTCCTGTTGTTGTAGCAATAGGAGCTCCTTCCAGTCTTGCTGTTGATCTTGCAAAAGAATTCGATATCACCTTATTAGGTTTTCTCAGGGATAACCGATTCAATATTTACCATACAGGCAGTAATTTTAAAATCGACAACTTATTATGA
- a CDS encoding molybdenum cofactor biosynthesis protein MoaE translates to MIDIKITEQKLDITECLAIAHDLGSGGIANFIGTVRNKTKDKPVVRLEYECYLSMAIKEIRKIADKAILQFSVRNIVVHHRTGVLFPGEEAVIIVVSDGHRDAVFDACRYIIDTIKQTVPIWKKEIFEDGEEWVSAHP, encoded by the coding sequence ATGATTGATATAAAAATAACAGAACAGAAACTGGATATTACAGAATGCCTTGCTATTGCTCACGATTTAGGGAGTGGTGGTATTGCAAACTTTATAGGAACAGTCCGCAATAAAACCAAAGACAAACCTGTCGTTCGGCTGGAATATGAATGTTACCTGTCCATGGCTATTAAAGAAATCCGGAAAATAGCTGATAAAGCAATATTGCAGTTTTCAGTGCGGAATATTGTAGTTCATCACCGGACAGGAGTTCTGTTTCCGGGAGAAGAAGCTGTAATTATTGTTGTAAGTGACGGCCACAGAGACGCTGTTTTTGATGCTTGCCGTTATATTATAGATACTATAAAACAAACGGTGCCTATCTGGAAGAAAGAAATTTTTGAGGATGGAGAAGAGTGGGTTTCTGCTCATCCGTGA
- a CDS encoding MoaD/ThiS family protein, with the protein MKLKILAFGIAKDILGGTEKEIDLAEGTTVQSLKVKLENEFPELKRLRSYFIAVDNEYAENDQVIISTNEIAIIPPVSGG; encoded by the coding sequence ATGAAACTTAAAATATTAGCATTCGGAATTGCAAAAGATATTCTGGGCGGAACAGAAAAAGAAATTGATCTTGCAGAAGGCACAACAGTACAGAGTCTAAAAGTTAAACTTGAAAATGAATTTCCTGAACTAAAGCGTCTAAGATCTTATTTTATCGCTGTAGACAATGAATATGCAGAAAATGATCAGGTTATAATCAGTACAAACGAAATCGCAATAATACCACCTGTAAGCGGGGGATAG
- a CDS encoding sulfite exporter TauE/SafE family protein, translating into MGYWELLLFFLIIAFVYSSVGFGGGSSYLAVLAMYSLPYQEMRLTALICNIIVVTGGVYIYIKNNQVNWRKILPITLVSVPMAYIGAVLKISQETFFLILGITLIIAAVLLWMKTETKSEETISEESKSSVAGNSLLGGGIGFLSGLVGIGGGIFLSPLLNLMKWDTPRKIAATSSIFILVNSISGIVGQLTKLPSEIDFIRILSLCLAVFIGGQIGSRMSLKWNPLIIKRMTAILVLIAGINVLIKYW; encoded by the coding sequence ATGGGATATTGGGAGCTTCTGTTATTCTTTTTAATTATTGCCTTTGTTTATTCATCCGTTGGCTTTGGTGGTGGATCCAGTTATCTTGCTGTCCTTGCCATGTACAGCCTGCCATACCAGGAAATGCGCTTAACAGCCTTAATTTGTAATATAATTGTTGTTACAGGCGGAGTTTATATTTATATCAAAAATAATCAGGTTAATTGGCGGAAAATACTACCCATTACATTAGTCAGCGTTCCTATGGCTTATATAGGTGCTGTATTAAAAATAAGTCAGGAAACATTTTTTCTGATTTTAGGGATTACATTAATCATTGCGGCGGTATTATTATGGATGAAAACCGAAACAAAAAGTGAAGAAACAATTTCGGAAGAATCAAAATCTTCTGTTGCCGGAAATAGCCTTTTAGGTGGTGGTATTGGTTTCTTATCCGGATTGGTAGGTATTGGTGGCGGAATTTTTCTTTCACCATTATTAAACCTTATGAAGTGGGATACACCACGGAAAATAGCAGCAACATCCAGTATTTTTATATTGGTGAATTCCATATCCGGAATTGTAGGACAATTAACAAAATTACCATCCGAAATAGATTTCATAAGAATTCTGAGTTTATGTCTGGCTGTATTCATAGGCGGACAAATAGGATCCAGAATGTCATTAAAATGGAATCCTTTGATTATAAAGAGAATGACAGCTATTCTTGTTTTGATAGCAGGGATCAATGTATTAATAAAATACTGGTAA
- a CDS encoding S41 family peptidase: protein MKKTFILILLLNLCVQFYAQNKLSSKDSIDTFYNQLFKNLKTSYLYKNDVNWKGVITETNQNLSKYDNFNSSLSEIEPLFNKIGATHCNIYYKDKVYSSSIKSINEKLSDEWEKAYASKPSFKTKIINNEFGYILIPKIIFSDISEKNVHRIAQPLYDEIADLKSKNNLKGWIIDLRFNTGGNSWPMLLALYDFLGNNDINGSLNIDKKQINKIKLDKGVYYNNSKKVSYITPHGQLLDQAKVAVITSAATGSSGEIVALSFKGRANTIFIGQETFGATTGNIKSSLPFGSYMALTTSYDCDRNGNYYKTISPDIVILKEDNFENLLLDKNIQEAIKYITRV from the coding sequence ATGAAAAAGACATTTATATTAATTCTCCTTTTAAACTTATGTGTTCAATTTTATGCTCAAAATAAATTATCATCTAAAGATAGTATCGATACATTCTACAATCAATTATTTAAAAATTTAAAGACAAGTTATTTATATAAAAACGATGTAAACTGGAAAGGAGTTATTACTGAAACGAATCAAAATCTGTCTAAATATGATAATTTCAATTCTTCTTTAAGTGAGATTGAACCATTATTTAACAAAATTGGTGCCACGCATTGTAACATTTATTATAAAGACAAGGTTTATAGTTCAAGTATAAAATCGATAAATGAAAAACTAAGTGATGAATGGGAAAAAGCATATGCGTCAAAACCGAGTTTTAAAACAAAAATAATTAATAATGAATTTGGCTATATACTGATTCCAAAAATTATCTTTTCAGATATTAGTGAGAAAAATGTCCATAGAATTGCACAACCGCTCTATGATGAAATAGCAGATTTAAAATCCAAAAATAATTTAAAAGGTTGGATTATCGATTTGAGGTTTAATACAGGCGGAAACTCTTGGCCAATGTTACTTGCTTTATATGATTTTTTAGGAAATAATGATATCAATGGCTCTCTAAATATAGACAAAAAACAAATCAATAAAATAAAATTAGATAAAGGAGTATATTACAACAATTCCAAGAAAGTATCTTACATAACCCCCCATGGTCAACTATTAGATCAGGCAAAAGTTGCTGTCATAACAAGTGCTGCAACCGGAAGTTCAGGAGAAATTGTTGCATTGTCATTTAAAGGGAGAGCGAATACTATCTTTATAGGACAAGAAACTTTTGGTGCGACTACAGGAAATATAAAATCTTCATTGCCTTTTGGCAGCTATATGGCTTTAACAACATCTTATGACTGCGATAGGAACGGGAATTATTATAAAACTATCTCCCCGGATATTGTAATTTTAAAGGAAGATAATTTCGAAAACTTATTATTGGATAAAAATATTCAGGAAGCTATTAAATATATTACAAGAGTATAA
- a CDS encoding S41 family peptidase: MRFLLVTILVCNFCIAQKKDLLLDKTLKKDSIKAEFAELYNLTNTIHPGQFMFCSKANFDKTYIDLKKSIKTDLSIVDYYKLTATLMAKIKDGHTAADRTQISNLLKNRAVFPFSIYKIKDQYYLDKSTPENKDYAGLRILKINGKEISSIVTEIQKYIHLEGQNETGLNARFRNFPFYYFIYNQVNKFEIEYLDQKKQKQKIDLNGVSYETYTKEIKENIEPLTTEFKTDNLAILKFHSFENGYNEADRKIAEKKLDVFFNRLDSLKTENLIIDLRDNGGGSADIANYLFSYLTNKPYYYFDYVGAKYNTTKQWKHYAQYPNNIEEIIIAETKRKNGLNCYTETDAEDYWWFEKQQNKPNYYKGKIKVLINGGCFSTTGHLLALMREYKIGKFYGEYSQGSNYSNAGGQAFVLPYSKTLVWIPTSQYKMRTPSFQYDPKGIKPDIEIQIEPNDLKTGFDRQMDFVVKQIGVD; this comes from the coding sequence GTGAGATTTTTACTAGTTACTATTCTGGTTTGTAATTTTTGCATCGCACAGAAAAAAGATTTATTATTAGATAAAACTTTAAAGAAAGATAGCATAAAGGCTGAGTTTGCAGAGCTTTATAATTTAACCAATACCATCCATCCCGGACAGTTTATGTTTTGTTCGAAAGCCAATTTTGACAAAACATATATAGATTTAAAAAAATCAATCAAAACAGATTTGTCAATTGTTGATTATTACAAATTAACAGCCACTTTAATGGCGAAAATAAAAGACGGGCATACTGCAGCTGACAGAACGCAAATCAGCAATTTATTGAAAAACAGAGCAGTTTTTCCTTTCAGCATTTATAAAATTAAAGACCAATATTATTTAGATAAATCAACCCCGGAAAATAAAGACTATGCAGGTTTAAGAATTTTAAAAATAAATGGAAAAGAAATCAGTTCAATCGTAACTGAAATCCAAAAATACATTCACCTCGAAGGCCAAAATGAGACCGGATTAAATGCGCGGTTTAGAAATTTTCCCTTTTACTATTTCATATATAATCAGGTTAATAAATTTGAAATTGAGTATCTGGATCAAAAAAAACAGAAGCAAAAAATTGACTTAAATGGAGTGTCATATGAGACTTACACAAAGGAGATTAAAGAAAACATTGAACCATTAACTACCGAATTTAAGACAGACAATTTAGCTATTCTGAAATTCCACTCTTTTGAGAATGGCTATAATGAAGCTGACAGAAAAATTGCGGAAAAGAAATTGGACGTTTTCTTTAACCGCCTTGATAGTCTGAAAACCGAAAACCTAATCATTGATTTGCGGGATAATGGAGGTGGCTCTGCTGATATTGCAAACTACTTATTTTCTTATTTGACTAATAAACCTTATTACTACTTTGATTATGTCGGAGCAAAGTATAATACAACAAAGCAATGGAAACATTATGCCCAATATCCTAATAATATTGAGGAAATTATTATAGCCGAAACCAAACGCAAAAATGGACTGAATTGTTATACCGAAACCGACGCAGAAGACTATTGGTGGTTTGAAAAGCAGCAAAACAAACCCAATTATTATAAAGGAAAAATCAAAGTTTTGATTAATGGTGGATGCTTTTCAACCACGGGGCATTTACTGGCTTTGATGCGGGAATATAAGATTGGCAAATTTTATGGAGAATATTCCCAGGGAAGCAACTACAGCAATGCTGGTGGACAAGCATTTGTGCTGCCTTATTCTAAAACATTGGTTTGGATACCTACTTCTCAGTATAAAATGAGAACTCCAAGTTTCCAATACGACCCAAAAGGAATCAAGCCGGATATAGAAATACAAATTGAACCAAATGATTTGAAGACTGGGTTTGACAGGCAAATGGATTTTGTAGTAAAGCAGATAGGAGTTGATTGA
- a CDS encoding alpha/beta fold hydrolase: MKKILTLFFLTIPFMGLLQAQTSVKGDSIIQSNLYKQYKSEFEQYEKRHGKYIQTNNTKMHYLEWGSTINPTLIWIHGTYSNAYELYEIIEQLVQLNLHVIAVDYYGHGFTSIPQKDVSIYDVADDIKFLLDKLKIKKAIIGGWSRGGSISTAFYSAYPEMVQALVLEDGGSVAWDFGVKASDIEKDIAETKQYYKNKKTLVFDTEFDAYWYMYNNWGIKGKQGEKLKKEIFTSYARIKKNEAGKYEINPGAEELTGENSAEENIAIIYTPFTAKKAFGASTHQLNPKIIYRNLNKPMLIFDPVSKNDWFDFKDENTALTNAHQQYIIHKIYKDTWHGVKDERPTEVIEDIKTFLIQNKLIK, encoded by the coding sequence ATGAAAAAAATACTCACTCTTTTTTTTCTCACCATCCCGTTTATGGGATTATTGCAAGCTCAGACTTCTGTCAAAGGAGATTCTATAATCCAATCTAATCTTTATAAACAATACAAATCAGAATTTGAGCAATATGAAAAGCGGCATGGAAAGTATATCCAAACCAACAATACAAAAATGCATTATCTGGAATGGGGAAGTACTATAAATCCCACTCTTATTTGGATTCACGGAACATATAGTAATGCTTACGAACTTTACGAAATCATAGAGCAGCTTGTTCAGCTTAACTTACATGTTATAGCTGTTGATTATTATGGACATGGATTTACTTCAATCCCTCAAAAGGATGTATCTATATATGATGTAGCGGATGATATTAAGTTTTTGTTAGATAAATTGAAGATAAAAAAAGCAATTATTGGTGGTTGGTCAAGAGGAGGAAGTATAAGTACAGCTTTTTATAGTGCTTACCCGGAGATGGTCCAGGCGCTTGTTCTGGAAGATGGTGGTTCAGTAGCCTGGGATTTTGGTGTGAAAGCTTCAGATATTGAGAAAGATATTGCAGAAACAAAACAATATTATAAAAATAAAAAGACATTGGTATTTGATACCGAATTTGATGCATACTGGTATATGTACAATAATTGGGGAATAAAAGGGAAACAGGGTGAAAAACTGAAGAAAGAAATTTTCACATCATATGCAAGGATTAAGAAAAATGAAGCCGGGAAGTATGAAATAAATCCCGGCGCGGAAGAACTGACTGGAGAAAATTCTGCGGAAGAAAACATTGCTATTATTTATACACCATTTACAGCAAAAAAAGCTTTTGGAGCTTCTACACATCAGCTCAATCCTAAAATTATCTACCGTAATCTAAACAAGCCAATGCTCATTTTCGACCCTGTTAGTAAAAATGACTGGTTTGATTTTAAGGACGAAAATACTGCGCTCACAAATGCTCATCAGCAATACATTATCCATAAGATTTATAAGGATACCTGGCATGGTGTGAAAGATGAAAGACCAACTGAAGTGATAGAGGATATCAAGACGTTTTTAATTCAAAACAAACTTATCAAGTGA